A single window of Vibrio gazogenes DNA harbors:
- a CDS encoding efflux transporter outer membrane subunit → MKKLLKRSAIAITLILCGCAAPNSIQPKNHLIDQAVLAHSHQLNQPKLSPANWPAQTWWQSLGDTQLDHLIQTALNHSPTMQLADANLVNASAMVMAANAQFDPTLSATAGATRSRLSRSEDPTLQGNRYGTLYTLGLSGNYALDLWGGNRDAWEASVNHQRAAEIDHQAARITLSSAIVQTYIQLSNAYALQDLAQQDLQRTQRIVDITQRLLKNGLTSEDRLYTAQSSTAAAKQILKKRALTISQLKNALATLVGQGPDIATTIQRPSILMETALTLPSNLPASLLSHRPDIVAAKWRVEAMSKEIDAAKTRFYPNVNLSFWAGFKAMLGDAVFEDVSRSWRVGPAISLPLFTRDLKANLIEKTAGYDRAVAQYNDALIRALGEVSDNILIIKSIALQLNDAQQSMRLADKSYHITEKRYEAGMGSHLEVLMAEQQLIQAESSFTQLKNQQQEQQVHLIRSLGGGFHNTSPSDHLSTTAN, encoded by the coding sequence ATGAAGAAGTTACTCAAGCGCTCAGCCATTGCGATCACCTTGATTTTATGTGGTTGTGCTGCACCAAATAGTATTCAGCCCAAAAATCACCTCATAGATCAAGCGGTTCTGGCCCATAGCCATCAATTGAATCAACCCAAACTGTCGCCAGCCAACTGGCCTGCTCAAACGTGGTGGCAATCATTGGGTGATACTCAGTTGGATCATCTGATCCAGACAGCCTTAAACCATAGTCCGACAATGCAATTGGCGGATGCAAATCTGGTCAATGCCTCTGCAATGGTCATGGCAGCCAACGCACAATTCGACCCGACCTTATCTGCAACCGCAGGTGCAACACGCTCCAGACTGTCCCGTTCTGAAGATCCCACACTACAAGGAAACCGTTATGGCACACTTTATACCCTTGGCCTGAGCGGGAACTATGCGCTCGATCTGTGGGGGGGAAATCGTGATGCTTGGGAAGCCTCGGTGAATCATCAACGAGCTGCTGAAATTGATCATCAGGCAGCGAGAATTACGCTCTCCAGTGCCATTGTTCAAACCTATATTCAGTTGTCTAATGCTTATGCGCTACAAGATTTAGCCCAACAAGATCTGCAACGCACCCAACGCATCGTTGATATCACCCAGCGTCTGTTGAAGAATGGGTTAACCTCAGAAGATCGCCTATACACAGCTCAAAGCAGTACGGCAGCAGCAAAACAAATCCTGAAAAAACGTGCTCTGACGATTAGCCAACTGAAAAATGCATTGGCGACATTGGTCGGACAAGGACCGGATATTGCGACCACGATTCAACGCCCTTCGATACTGATGGAAACAGCACTCACACTGCCATCCAACCTCCCAGCGAGCCTGCTCTCTCATCGCCCTGATATTGTCGCCGCCAAATGGCGAGTGGAAGCAATGAGTAAAGAAATCGATGCGGCGAAAACACGTTTTTATCCAAATGTGAATTTAAGCTTCTGGGCTGGATTCAAAGCCATGCTTGGAGATGCCGTATTTGAAGATGTCAGCCGTTCATGGCGCGTGGGACCAGCGATTTCTCTCCCCTTATTTACCCGAGATTTAAAAGCCAACCTGATAGAGAAGACCGCAGGCTATGATCGTGCTGTCGCACAATACAATGACGCATTGATAAGGGCTCTGGGCGAAGTGAGTGATAACATTCTGATCATCAAATCAATTGCGTTACAACTCAATGATGCCCAGCAAAGTATGCGTCTGGCAGACAAAAGCTACCATATTACAGAAAAGCGCTATGAAGCCGGGATGGGTAGCCATCTTGAGGTCCTCATGGCTGAACAACAACTGATTCAAGCAGAATCATCGTTTACACAGTTGAAAAACCAGCAACAGGAACAACAAGTTCACTTAATACGTTCATTAGGAGGCGGTTTCCATAATACATCTCCAAGCGATCATCTTTCGACCACAGCAAATTAA
- a CDS encoding MarR family winged helix-turn-helix transcriptional regulator, producing MIERKPEYIFENLGFLLTKAGQIKDRILDAHLMPEDITSTQCKVLFKISLFDCDRPSLIGKSLNVDNSAITRTLDRLAKKDLIQRLPDPNDRRSIRVALTKKGDEVVQRALPLAMNSLDELTQSLTQEELDQLHHCLKKIVLSGCKDKLIEEDA from the coding sequence ATGATAGAAAGAAAACCAGAATATATATTTGAGAACCTCGGGTTTCTATTAACCAAGGCTGGGCAAATCAAAGATCGAATTCTTGATGCCCACTTAATGCCGGAAGACATCACATCAACCCAATGTAAGGTTCTGTTTAAAATATCCCTCTTTGACTGTGACCGCCCTTCACTCATTGGCAAATCGTTAAATGTTGATAACAGTGCCATTACCCGAACATTGGATCGGTTGGCGAAAAAAGACCTGATTCAGCGTTTACCGGATCCCAATGATCGACGCTCGATACGGGTCGCCTTAACGAAAAAAGGAGATGAAGTGGTGCAACGCGCCCTGCCACTGGCGATGAATTCTCTCGACGAGCTCACCCAATCGCTCACCCAGGAAGAGCTTGACCAACTGCATCACTGTCTGAAGAAAATTGTCCTGTCAGGTTGCAAAGATAAGCTTATCGAGGAAGATGCATGA
- the recG gene encoding ATP-dependent DNA helicase RecG, which translates to MSQLLSAIPLTSLSGVGAKVAEKLSRIGLNTVQDLLFHLPLRYEDRTRVYPIAQLHPGLWCATQGEVMQTSTVFGRKKMLTVKISDGHGSLTLRFFNFTAAMKNNFSEGKFVHAYGEIKRGSTGLEIIHPEYKFYTPQQPIDTEASLTPVYPTTDGLRQLTLRQLTDQALALLDKAAVEDLLPDGLYHHQISLSQALHTIHRPAADIELALFDQGRHPAQLRLIMEELLAQNLSMLAVRHRGQQDLALPLPHVEQYKQQFLSQLPFRPTGAQERVVREIESDLVKEYPMMRLVQGDVGSGKTLVAAMAALQAIEHGYQVALMAPTELLAEQHTLNFNNWFASMGLRVGWLAGKLKGKAKEQALADIASGAIHMVVGTHALFQEQVTFHHLALIIIDEQHRFGVHQRLELREKGAKNGRFPHQLIMTATPIPRTLAMTAYADLETSIIDELPPGRTPIQTVAIPDTKRDDVIERVRHACLTEGKQAYWVCTLIDESEILEAQAAEEVCQLLQQQLPGVRIGLVHGRMKSAEKQQVMQDFKENQIHLLVATTVIEVGVDVPNASLMIIENPERLGLAQLHQLRGRVGRGSVASHCVLLYHPPLSKTAQKRLGVMRESNDGFMIAQRDLEIRGPGELLGTKQTGLADFKIADLVRDQQLIPEVQRIARHIHQRYPDNATAIIDRWLGERDVYAKA; encoded by the coding sequence ATGTCGCAACTGCTTTCAGCTATTCCGTTAACATCACTTTCAGGCGTCGGAGCCAAAGTCGCTGAAAAACTCAGTCGGATCGGTTTGAATACCGTACAGGATCTGCTGTTTCATCTTCCCCTCCGCTATGAGGACAGAACCCGCGTTTACCCCATTGCACAACTCCATCCCGGATTGTGGTGTGCGACTCAGGGTGAAGTCATGCAAACCAGTACCGTTTTCGGCCGAAAAAAAATGCTGACCGTCAAAATTAGCGATGGACATGGTTCACTAACGCTACGATTTTTCAATTTCACGGCAGCGATGAAAAATAATTTCTCCGAAGGTAAGTTTGTTCATGCATACGGAGAAATTAAACGTGGTAGTACCGGGCTTGAGATCATTCATCCGGAATATAAGTTTTACACCCCACAACAGCCGATTGACACGGAAGCCAGCCTGACCCCCGTTTACCCAACAACGGATGGTCTCAGACAACTCACACTCCGCCAGTTGACCGATCAGGCCCTTGCACTACTTGATAAGGCCGCCGTGGAAGACCTCTTACCCGACGGGTTGTATCATCATCAAATCTCTTTATCACAAGCACTACACACGATTCATCGCCCTGCGGCAGATATCGAGCTGGCATTATTTGATCAGGGCCGCCACCCGGCCCAACTGCGTCTTATTATGGAAGAGCTACTTGCGCAAAATCTCTCCATGCTGGCAGTTCGACACCGAGGTCAGCAAGACTTAGCGTTACCGCTGCCGCATGTCGAACAATATAAACAACAGTTTTTGTCTCAACTGCCGTTCCGGCCGACGGGGGCACAAGAGCGTGTGGTTCGCGAAATCGAATCGGATCTGGTCAAGGAATATCCGATGATGCGCTTAGTACAAGGCGATGTCGGATCAGGAAAAACGCTAGTCGCAGCGATGGCAGCACTTCAGGCCATTGAACATGGCTATCAGGTTGCCCTGATGGCGCCAACAGAATTGCTGGCGGAACAACATACGCTCAATTTCAACAACTGGTTTGCCAGTATGGGATTGCGCGTCGGCTGGCTGGCAGGAAAACTGAAAGGAAAAGCAAAAGAGCAAGCTTTGGCTGATATTGCATCCGGCGCCATTCACATGGTCGTCGGTACTCATGCTTTATTTCAGGAGCAAGTCACGTTCCATCACCTTGCATTGATCATCATTGACGAACAGCACCGGTTTGGTGTTCATCAGCGCCTCGAGCTACGAGAAAAAGGGGCTAAAAACGGTCGCTTTCCCCATCAACTGATTATGACCGCCACCCCGATTCCCCGCACATTGGCAATGACAGCCTATGCCGATCTGGAAACCTCCATTATCGATGAGCTACCACCGGGACGCACACCGATTCAAACGGTTGCCATTCCAGATACCAAACGAGATGATGTCATTGAACGGGTGCGGCACGCATGTCTGACGGAAGGCAAACAAGCTTACTGGGTTTGTACCCTCATCGATGAATCTGAAATACTCGAAGCTCAAGCGGCTGAAGAAGTCTGCCAGTTACTGCAACAACAATTACCCGGTGTTCGGATCGGCCTAGTACACGGACGCATGAAGTCGGCAGAGAAACAGCAAGTCATGCAAGATTTTAAAGAGAATCAGATCCATCTTCTGGTTGCAACAACCGTGATTGAAGTTGGTGTTGATGTGCCTAACGCAAGCCTGATGATCATCGAAAACCCAGAACGACTCGGACTGGCTCAGCTCCACCAGCTGAGAGGCCGTGTTGGGCGAGGCTCAGTCGCCAGTCACTGCGTACTTCTCTATCACCCGCCACTCTCGAAAACAGCTCAGAAACGCTTGGGCGTGATGCGCGAGAGCAATGATGGTTTTATGATTGCTCAGCGCGATCTGGAAATCCGTGGCCCCGGAGAACTCCTCGGCACCAAACAGACGGGACTCGCTGATTTTAAGATCGCTGATCTGGTGCGGGACCAACAACTGATACCAGAAGTACAACGAATCGCACGACATATTCACCAACGTTACCCAGACAATGCGACCGCAATCATTGATCGCTGGCTTGGTGAACGAGATGTTTACGCAAAAGCCTAG
- the spoT gene encoding bifunctional GTP diphosphokinase/guanosine-3',5'-bis pyrophosphate 3'-pyrophosphohydrolase — MYLFDSLKAVAQEYLTEPQIEALRHSYVVARDAHEGQTRSSGEPYIIHPVAVARILAEMRLDLETLQAALLHDVIEDTEATKEELETKFGTAVAELVDGVSKLDKLKFRDRKEAQAENFRKMVLAMVQDIRVILIKLSDRTHNMRTLGALRPDKKRRIARETLEIYAPLAHRLGIHNIKVELEELGFEALYPNRYRVLKNVVKSARGNRKEMIQRIHTEIEGRLKDVGLTAKVVGREKNLFSIYNKMKTKEQRFHSIMDIYAFRIIVDTADTCYRVLGQVHSLYKPRPGRIKDYIAVPKANGYQSIHTSMVGPHGVPVEVQIRTDDMDQMADKGVAAHWSYKGNGERTGTTAQVKAQRWMQSLLELQQSAGNSFEFIENVKSDLFPDEIYVFTPKGRIVELPADATAVDFAYAVHTDVGNTCVGARVDRNPYPLSKSLKNGQTVEIISAPGARPNAAWLNYVVTSRARTKIRQVLKTMRREESVTLGRRLLNHALGDQTINSIDPDIIHKVLTELKMEQLDDMLAAIGLGELMSIVIARRLLGNTDGMTVNENNRPKRKLPIRGADGILLNFANCCHPIPDDHIVAHISPGRGLVVHRETCANVRGYQREPERYMAVEWSNDYDQEFITELKIDMQNHQGALAELTNVISHTGSNIHGISTEERDGRLYTITVLLTTKDRVHLAGIMRKIRVMPHALKVRRKRS, encoded by the coding sequence TTGTATCTATTCGATAGCCTCAAAGCCGTTGCCCAGGAATATCTGACAGAGCCTCAAATTGAGGCTCTACGTCACTCTTATGTCGTCGCGAGAGATGCGCACGAGGGTCAGACTCGTTCCAGCGGAGAACCTTATATTATCCATCCGGTCGCAGTTGCCCGAATTCTGGCAGAAATGCGTTTGGATTTAGAAACATTGCAAGCGGCACTCCTCCACGATGTCATCGAAGATACAGAAGCCACGAAAGAAGAATTGGAGACCAAATTCGGAACCGCAGTAGCCGAACTTGTTGACGGGGTTTCAAAGCTCGACAAACTAAAATTTCGTGATCGCAAAGAAGCACAAGCGGAAAACTTCCGCAAAATGGTGCTGGCCATGGTTCAGGATATCCGAGTTATCCTGATCAAACTGTCTGACCGGACCCACAACATGCGAACTCTTGGTGCGCTTCGTCCGGATAAGAAACGCCGAATCGCCAGAGAAACGCTAGAAATCTATGCACCACTCGCCCATCGCCTCGGGATTCACAATATCAAAGTAGAGCTTGAAGAGCTTGGCTTTGAAGCACTTTACCCCAATCGCTATCGCGTGCTGAAAAATGTAGTCAAATCAGCACGAGGCAATCGTAAAGAAATGATCCAGCGAATCCACACCGAAATCGAAGGTCGCCTGAAAGACGTTGGCCTGACAGCTAAAGTGGTGGGACGCGAAAAAAATCTGTTTTCTATCTATAACAAGATGAAAACTAAAGAGCAGCGCTTCCATAGTATTATGGATATCTACGCCTTCCGGATTATTGTCGATACTGCGGACACTTGTTATCGGGTTCTGGGTCAGGTGCATAGCCTGTACAAACCTCGCCCGGGACGTATCAAAGATTATATCGCTGTACCGAAAGCCAACGGCTATCAGTCGATTCACACGTCAATGGTCGGCCCGCATGGGGTACCGGTGGAAGTTCAAATCCGAACCGACGACATGGATCAAATGGCCGACAAAGGTGTAGCAGCACACTGGTCTTATAAAGGCAACGGTGAACGCACCGGCACCACCGCTCAAGTCAAAGCACAACGGTGGATGCAAAGTCTGTTGGAGCTCCAACAAAGCGCAGGAAATTCATTTGAGTTTATTGAAAACGTCAAATCTGATTTATTTCCGGATGAGATTTACGTATTCACGCCGAAAGGACGGATTGTTGAACTCCCGGCAGATGCAACCGCAGTTGACTTTGCCTATGCAGTACACACCGATGTCGGTAATACCTGTGTCGGTGCCCGGGTAGACCGGAATCCATACCCGCTGAGTAAATCGCTAAAGAATGGTCAAACCGTCGAAATCATCAGTGCTCCGGGCGCACGTCCAAACGCAGCATGGCTTAATTATGTCGTCACCTCCCGGGCTCGGACGAAGATCCGTCAGGTGCTAAAAACGATGCGCCGGGAAGAGTCAGTCACCTTAGGGCGACGTTTGCTCAACCATGCCTTGGGCGACCAGACCATCAATAGTATTGATCCGGACATTATCCACAAAGTTCTTACTGAGCTGAAAATGGAACAGCTGGACGATATGCTGGCAGCAATTGGTTTAGGTGAGCTGATGAGTATTGTGATTGCCCGACGCTTACTGGGCAATACTGATGGCATGACCGTCAATGAGAACAACAGACCGAAACGAAAACTGCCAATTCGGGGCGCTGACGGTATTCTGCTGAATTTTGCCAACTGCTGTCACCCGATTCCAGATGACCATATTGTGGCGCATATTTCTCCGGGAAGAGGGCTTGTCGTTCACCGTGAAACCTGTGCCAATGTCCGAGGTTATCAACGTGAACCTGAACGATACATGGCTGTCGAGTGGTCAAATGACTACGATCAGGAATTCATTACCGAACTGAAAATCGACATGCAGAATCATCAGGGAGCACTGGCCGAACTGACCAATGTTATTTCCCATACGGGCTCTAATATTCACGGAATCTCAACCGAAGAAAGAGACGGCCGCCTGTATACCATCACGGTACTCCTGACTACCAAAGATCGGGTTCATCTTGCAGGGATTATGCGAAAAATCCGCGTGATGCCTCACGCACTGAAAGTCCGGCGCAAACGCAGCTAA
- the rpoZ gene encoding DNA-directed RNA polymerase subunit omega: MARVTVQDAVEKVGNRFDLVLIAARRARQMQTGGKDSLVPEENDKTTVIALREIEDGLITKDVLDARERQEQQEQEAAELAAVSSIAHNR; the protein is encoded by the coding sequence ATGGCACGCGTAACTGTTCAAGACGCAGTTGAAAAAGTTGGTAACCGTTTCGATTTGGTTCTTATTGCGGCCCGCCGCGCTCGTCAAATGCAAACAGGTGGAAAAGATTCACTGGTGCCAGAAGAAAACGATAAAACGACCGTTATCGCACTACGCGAAATTGAAGATGGTCTGATCACAAAAGACGTGCTTGATGCTCGTGAGCGTCAAGAACAACAAGAACAAGAAGCCGCTGAATTGGCAGCTGTGAGCAGTATCGCTCATAACCGTTAA
- the gmk gene encoding guanylate kinase, giving the protein MGQGTLYIVSAPSGAGKSSLIAALLEKNPTYAMKVSVSHTTRQPRPGEQDGIHYHFVDKAHFEALIAKGEFLEYAEVFGNYYGTSQVWIENTLKKGIDIFLDIDWQGARQIRQKMPAARSIFILPPSKEELERRLNARGQDNQEVIEKRMSEAQSETSHYPEYDYLIINDEFDAALMDFKAIIRAERLKQDKQAAKYSSMLSELLSTGTTGQ; this is encoded by the coding sequence ATGGGTCAAGGTACGCTTTACATCGTTTCAGCCCCGAGTGGTGCAGGAAAATCAAGCCTGATCGCGGCCTTATTGGAAAAGAATCCGACCTATGCCATGAAAGTCTCCGTGTCGCACACGACCCGCCAGCCCAGACCGGGTGAGCAGGATGGTATCCATTATCACTTTGTCGATAAAGCACATTTTGAAGCACTGATTGCCAAAGGGGAGTTTCTCGAATATGCCGAAGTCTTCGGTAACTACTACGGTACCTCCCAAGTCTGGATCGAAAACACATTAAAGAAAGGGATCGACATTTTCCTTGATATCGACTGGCAAGGAGCACGGCAGATTCGGCAGAAAATGCCGGCAGCCCGGAGTATCTTTATTCTTCCGCCTTCAAAAGAAGAGCTGGAAAGACGCCTGAACGCCCGCGGGCAAGACAATCAGGAAGTCATCGAGAAGAGAATGAGTGAAGCTCAGTCAGAAACCTCGCACTATCCCGAATATGACTATCTCATCATCAATGACGAATTTGATGCTGCATTGATGGACTTTAAAGCAATCATTCGCGCAGAAAGATTGAAGCAAGACAAGCAAGCTGCTAAATATAGCAGTATGCTATCGGAATTGTTGTCCACAGGAACGACCGGGCAATAA
- a CDS encoding dicarboxylate/amino acid:cation symporter: MKKMKLTTKIFIGLAAGVAVGLLLQGSPDIANTYIKPIGTLFINLIKMLIVPLVFSSLIVGAASIGDIKTLGRIGGKTLSYYLLTTAFAVTIGLFLATVFTPGAGLSIPVSGTSKAVESVSLVDTFLNIIPKNPLKGLVEGNMLQIIAFALFLGMGATSLPENKAQPFISFFESVAEIMYKITGFIMSLAPYGVFGLIVPVVASNGASVLIPLIKVIAAVYVGCIIQMALVYAVTVKGFAGISPLRFMKGILPAAATAFSTSSSSGTLPVSIRTIKESFGVSDKIASFVLPLGATINMGGTSLYQGVCALFIAQVYGIDLTFAQMGTIILTATLGAIGTAGVPGGGLIMLSIVLTSVGLPLEGLTLIAGIDRILDMARTSINVIGDLAASIVVGASEKEIHNPQGQEQTSKQGREQEQEVESATSLS, translated from the coding sequence ATGAAAAAAATGAAGTTGACCACAAAAATCTTCATTGGTCTTGCTGCCGGGGTCGCAGTTGGATTGCTTCTGCAAGGGTCACCGGATATTGCGAATACTTATATTAAACCCATCGGAACGTTATTCATCAACTTGATCAAAATGCTAATCGTCCCTTTAGTATTTTCATCGTTAATTGTTGGTGCTGCCAGTATTGGTGATATTAAAACACTGGGAAGAATCGGAGGAAAAACACTTAGTTACTATCTGTTAACAACCGCTTTTGCTGTGACGATTGGTCTATTTTTGGCAACAGTCTTCACACCGGGTGCAGGATTAAGCATTCCGGTCAGTGGTACGAGTAAAGCCGTAGAAAGTGTCAGTCTAGTGGATACATTTTTAAATATTATCCCTAAGAACCCACTAAAAGGACTTGTTGAAGGCAATATGCTACAGATTATTGCTTTCGCTTTATTTCTTGGTATGGGAGCGACGTCTCTTCCGGAAAATAAAGCACAGCCATTTATTTCGTTTTTCGAAAGCGTGGCTGAAATTATGTATAAAATTACCGGCTTTATTATGTCATTAGCACCTTATGGTGTATTTGGCTTGATTGTCCCTGTTGTTGCCTCAAATGGTGCCTCTGTCCTGATTCCTTTGATTAAGGTGATTGCAGCGGTATATGTTGGCTGCATTATACAAATGGCGCTGGTCTATGCCGTGACCGTTAAAGGATTTGCAGGCATTTCGCCATTACGGTTTATGAAAGGTATTCTACCGGCGGCGGCCACGGCGTTTAGTACGTCTAGCAGTTCTGGCACGTTGCCTGTCAGTATCCGGACGATTAAGGAAAGTTTCGGTGTATCGGACAAAATAGCAAGTTTTGTTCTGCCATTAGGGGCAACCATCAATATGGGGGGGACATCTCTTTACCAAGGGGTATGTGCACTCTTTATTGCTCAGGTTTATGGCATCGATTTAACCTTCGCACAAATGGGGACCATCATTCTAACGGCAACGTTAGGCGCGATTGGGACCGCAGGTGTTCCCGGTGGTGGTTTAATTATGCTATCCATCGTTTTAACGTCAGTGGGACTGCCGTTAGAAGGCTTAACTCTTATCGCGGGAATCGATCGCATACTGGATATGGCAAGAACATCGATTAACGTGATTGGCGATCTGGCTGCATCGATTGTGGTTGGCGCTTCAGAAAAAGAAATTCATAATCCTCAAGGACAAGAGCAAACATCTAAACAAGGAAGAGAACAAGAACAGGAAGTGGAGTCAGCAACCTCACTTTCATAA
- a CDS encoding 7-cyano-7-deazaguanine/7-aminomethyl-7-deazaguanine transporter, producing the protein MSIFTIAQQRKALSFLVLFHLLIIASSNYLVQIPFTVMGYHTTWGAFTFPFIFLATDLTVRIFGASLARRIIFLVMLPALAVSYLLSVLFFQGHFQGVEPLGQINWFVARIAIASFMAYLLGQVLDVQVFNRLRQLKQWWVAPTCSTLFGNALDTVAFFGIAFYQSPDPFMAQHWQEIALVDYGFKLVISLGLFVPMYGVLLNYLVSRITAINPNFSLTSAKA; encoded by the coding sequence ATGAGTATTTTTACCATTGCACAGCAGCGCAAAGCGCTGAGTTTCCTTGTTTTATTTCACTTATTGATTATTGCTTCCAGTAATTATTTAGTGCAGATCCCCTTTACCGTGATGGGGTATCACACGACTTGGGGAGCATTTACATTCCCGTTTATTTTTCTCGCGACAGATTTGACGGTCAGAATTTTTGGCGCGTCACTGGCCCGGCGAATTATCTTTTTAGTCATGCTCCCAGCTTTGGCCGTTTCATATCTCTTGTCGGTCTTGTTTTTTCAAGGTCATTTTCAAGGCGTTGAACCCCTCGGTCAGATTAACTGGTTTGTGGCTCGGATTGCGATTGCCAGCTTTATGGCTTACTTGTTAGGGCAAGTGCTGGATGTTCAGGTCTTTAACCGTTTACGTCAACTCAAACAGTGGTGGGTTGCCCCTACATGTTCAACACTGTTTGGCAATGCGCTTGATACCGTAGCCTTTTTTGGCATTGCCTTCTACCAAAGTCCCGATCCGTTTATGGCACAACACTGGCAGGAAATTGCGCTGGTGGATTATGGTTTTAAATTGGTGATTAGTTTAGGACTATTCGTGCCGATGTATGGGGTCTTACTGAACTATCTGGTGAGTCGGATTACCGCAATTAATCCAAATTTTTCACTGACCAGTGCGAAAGCTTAA
- a CDS encoding sodium:solute symporter family protein, giving the protein MDIQTWTFILVGVTFALYIGIAIWARAASTSEFYVAGGGVHPVANGMATAADWMSAASFISMAGIISFIGYDGGVYLMGWTGGYVLLALCLAPYLRKFGKFTVPDFIGDRYYSRTARMVAVFCAIFVSFTYVAGQMRGVGVVFARFLEVDINMGIIIGMAIVFFYAVMGGMKGITYTQVAQYCVLIFAFLVPAIFTSLMMTGTPIPQLGFGSTISGTDTYLLDRLDGLTQELGFTAYTDGSKSMVDVFFICAALMVGTAGLPHVIIRFFTVPKVSDARISAGWALVFIALLYTTAPAVAAFARVNMIDTINGPDMKGVQSADAPSWFKNWESTGLVSWDDKNGDGRMFYAGDARNEVKINRDIIVLASPELAKLPNWVVALLAAGGLAAALSTAAGLLLVISTSISHDLLKKGFKPDMTDRQELLAARIGAALAVIGAGYLGINPPGFVAQVVAFAFGLAAASFFPAIIMGIFYKKMNKEGAIAGMLSGILFTAAYIIYFKFVNPADNTPDNWWFGISPEGIGTLGMCLNFVVAIVVNKFTAEVPDDVQEMVESIRYPKGAGTAHNH; this is encoded by the coding sequence ATGGATATTCAAACTTGGACATTTATTCTTGTGGGGGTGACTTTTGCCTTGTATATCGGAATTGCGATCTGGGCAAGAGCGGCTTCAACCAGTGAGTTTTATGTTGCCGGCGGCGGTGTACATCCAGTAGCAAACGGGATGGCAACCGCGGCTGACTGGATGTCTGCGGCATCATTTATCTCTATGGCGGGGATCATTTCTTTTATTGGCTATGACGGCGGTGTCTACCTGATGGGTTGGACCGGTGGCTATGTCTTACTTGCACTTTGCCTCGCTCCCTATCTCAGAAAATTCGGTAAATTTACTGTCCCGGATTTTATCGGTGATCGATATTATTCCAGAACGGCACGCATGGTTGCTGTATTCTGTGCCATTTTCGTTTCTTTCACCTATGTTGCCGGCCAGATGCGTGGCGTTGGCGTCGTTTTCGCGCGCTTTCTTGAAGTCGATATCAACATGGGTATTATTATCGGGATGGCAATTGTGTTCTTCTATGCGGTCATGGGCGGCATGAAAGGCATCACGTATACGCAAGTTGCCCAATATTGTGTGCTGATTTTTGCATTCTTGGTTCCAGCGATATTCACCTCCCTCATGATGACAGGAACACCGATTCCACAACTGGGATTCGGTTCTACTATCTCAGGGACCGATACTTACCTCTTGGATCGATTAGATGGTTTAACCCAAGAACTGGGCTTTACCGCATATACTGACGGTTCGAAAAGTATGGTGGATGTCTTCTTTATCTGTGCCGCCTTGATGGTTGGAACAGCTGGTCTCCCCCACGTTATCATCCGCTTCTTTACTGTACCGAAAGTCTCCGATGCACGGATTTCAGCCGGATGGGCTCTGGTGTTCATCGCCCTGCTCTATACAACAGCACCTGCGGTTGCAGCATTTGCCCGGGTCAACATGATCGATACGATTAATGGACCGGACATGAAGGGCGTTCAGTCTGCTGATGCACCAAGTTGGTTTAAAAACTGGGAAAGTACCGGACTGGTCTCATGGGACGATAAAAATGGTGATGGTCGCATGTTCTATGCGGGAGATGCACGCAATGAAGTGAAGATTAACCGAGATATCATCGTACTGGCGTCTCCAGAGTTAGCCAAACTGCCAAACTGGGTCGTTGCCTTACTGGCAGCCGGTGGTCTGGCAGCCGCACTCTCGACAGCTGCCGGTCTACTACTGGTCATCTCCACCTCTATCTCACATGACTTACTCAAAAAAGGCTTCAAGCCAGACATGACCGACAGGCAAGAATTACTCGCCGCGAGGATCGGTGCCGCACTGGCGGTTATCGGTGCCGGCTATTTGGGAATCAACCCACCGGGGTTCGTGGCGCAGGTGGTCGCCTTTGCCTTCGGCCTTGCTGCTGCATCCTTCTTCCCAGCAATTATCATGGGGATTTTCTATAAGAAAATGAATAAAGAAGGGGCAATTGCAGGGATGCTCTCCGGGATTCTTTTCACTGCCGCATACATCATCTACTTTAAGTTCGTCAATCCGGCAGACAATACACCGGATAACTGGTGGTTCGGTATCAGCCCGGAAGGTATCGGAACATTAGGGATGTGTCTGAATTTTGTGGTCGCCATTGTGGTCAACAAATTTACAGCGGAAGTCCCAGATGATGTGCAGGAAATGGTGGAGTCTATCCGCTATCCGAAAGGAGCCGGGACAGCCCATAACCATTAA